A genomic region of Vitreimonas flagellata contains the following coding sequences:
- a CDS encoding heavy metal response regulator transcription factor: MKLLVVEDDPKAARFLKKGLGEEGFVVDVCHDGELGLQAALTGQYGLMVLDVMLPSLDGWSIVERMRAESCDTPVLMLTALDSVAHRIRGLSHGADDYLVKPYAFGELAARIHAVLRRRTNAVAQTLQFEDLRVDGKRGFAERGDHKLDLTAKELQLLELLLLHRGDILTRTFIAEAVWEMTFDGDSNVIDVNIRRLRAKVDDPFERKLIHTVRGRGYVLR; encoded by the coding sequence ATGAAGTTGCTGGTGGTCGAGGATGATCCGAAGGCGGCGCGCTTCCTTAAAAAGGGGCTCGGCGAGGAGGGGTTTGTCGTCGATGTCTGCCATGATGGCGAACTCGGACTTCAAGCGGCGCTGACCGGCCAGTACGGGCTCATGGTGCTCGATGTGATGCTGCCCTCGCTCGACGGATGGAGCATCGTCGAACGCATGCGCGCCGAATCCTGTGACACGCCGGTTCTCATGCTGACCGCGCTGGATTCCGTGGCGCACCGTATTCGCGGCTTGTCTCATGGAGCCGACGACTATCTCGTAAAACCCTATGCGTTCGGAGAACTTGCCGCGCGGATCCACGCCGTGCTGCGACGGCGCACGAATGCGGTGGCGCAGACTCTGCAATTTGAGGATCTGCGTGTCGATGGCAAACGCGGCTTCGCTGAACGTGGCGATCACAAACTCGATCTGACCGCGAAAGAATTGCAATTGTTGGAACTTCTACTCTTGCATCGCGGCGACATCCTCACCCGAACGTTCATCGCCGAGGCGGTGTGGGAGATGACGTTTGATGGCGACAGCAATGTGATCGACGTGAACATCCGTCGTCTGCGTGCGAAGGTCGACGATCCGTTTGAACGCAAATTGATTCACACCGTGCGTGGGCGAGGCTATGTCCTTCGCTGA